A genomic window from Zootoca vivipara chromosome Z, rZooViv1.1, whole genome shotgun sequence includes:
- the MTM1 gene encoding myotubularin isoform X2 translates to MASSSTPRCNSNSFEGSSVKKPMKDGTNWERNEEIPRLPGETRGTDKEVIYMCPFNGPVKGRLYITNYRLYLRSVESDPVVTVDVPLGVISRIEKMGGASSRGENSYGLDITCKDMRNLRFALKQEGHSRRDIFEVLTKCAFPQSYNSPFFAFANEEKFSENGWLVYNPMVEYRRQRLPNEQWRITFLNEHYALCDTYPSLLVVPYNATDEDLKKVSAFRSRGRIPVLSWIHPENQAVITRSSQPLVGMSGKRNKDDERYLELIRETNGQLSKLTIYDARPSVNAVANKATGGGYESDDAYTNAELVFLDIHNIHVMRESLKKLKDIVYPHVEESHWLSSLESTHWLEHIKLVLTGAIQVADRVSSGKSSVLVHCSDGWDRTAQLTSLAMLMLDSYYRTIVGFQVLVQKEWISFGHKFASRIGHGDKNHADADRSPIFLQFIDCVWQISKQFPTAFEFNDQFLIAILDHLYSCRFGTFLYNCDSVREKEKLSEKTLSLWSLINSAKSKYINPFYSKELNRVLYPVASMRHLELWVNYYIRWNPRIRQQPNPVEQRYMELLALRDDYVKRLEELQIANPKFPNSSSSSSQMMSHVQTHF, encoded by the exons ACAAAGAAGTCATTTACATGTGCCCATTTAATGGACCTGTTAAAGGAAGACTATACATAACAAACTACAGGCTCTACTTGAGAAGTGTGGAATCG GATCCAGTGGTAACAGTGGATGTCCCTTTGGGTGTCATTTCAAGGATTGAGAAAATGGGAGGCGCTTCCAGCAGAGGAGAGAATTCCTATGGGCTAGATATTACTTGCAAG GATATGAGAAATTTACGTTTTGCATTGAAACAAGAAGGTCACAGCAGAAGAGATATATTTGAGGTCCTGACCAAATGTGCTTTTCCACAGTCATATAACTCG CCTTTTTTTGCATTTGCAAACGAAGAGAAGTTTTCTGAAAATGGCTGGCTAGTCTACAATCCCATGGTTGAATACAGGAGACAA cgTCTGCCCAATGAACAGTGGAGGATAACGTTTCTCAATGAGCATTATGCACTTTGTGACACTTACCCATCCCTCTTGGTAGTGCCATATAATGCCACAGATGAAGATCTCAAGAAGGTTTCTGCTTTCAGGTCCCGAGGTAGAATTCCT GTGTTGTCGTGGATCCATCCCGAGAACCAAGCCGTTATCACACGCTCTAGCCAGCCACTTGTTGGTATGAGTGGCAAAAGAAACAAAGATGATGAAAGGTATCTGGAGCTCATCAGGGAAACAAATGGCCAGCTCTCCAAACTGACTATTTATGATGCAAGACCCAGTGTTAATGCTGTAGCCAATAAG GCAACTGGAGGAGGTTATGAAAGTGATGATGCATATACCAACGCTGAGCTGGTTTTCCTAGATATTCATAATATTCATGTCATGCGGGAATCCTTGAAAAAGCTTAAGGACATTGTTTACCCTCATGTAGAGGAATCTCACTGGCTATCTAGCCTGGAGTCCACCCACTGGCTTGAACATATCAAG CTTGTTTTAACAGGTGCTATTCAAGTAGCAGACAGAGTCTCCTCTGGAAAGAGTTCAGTTTTGGTACACTGCAGTGATGGTTGGGACCGTACAGCACAACTCACCTCTCTAGCTATGTTGATGTTGGACAGCTACTACCGGACGATTGTGGGCTTTCAAGTTTTGGTGCAGAAAGAATGGATAAGCTTTGGACACAAGTTTGCTTCG AGAATTGGTCATGGAGACAAAAATCATGCTGATGCTGACAGGTCACCTATTTTCCTCCAGTTCATTGACTGTGTGTGGCAGATCTCTAAACAA TTCCCTACAGCTTTTGAATTCAATGACCAATTTTTGATTGCAATTCTGGATCATTTGTACTCCTGCCGCTTTGGTACTTTCTTGTATAATTGCGACTCTGTAAGAGAGAAAGAG aAACTGAGCGAAAAAACTTTATCTCTGTGGTCCCTGATAAACAGTGCGAAATCAAAGTATATCAATCCCTTTTATTCTAAAGAATTAAATCGTGTTCTTTATCCAGTAGCAAGCATGAGGCACTTGGAACTTTGGGTCAATTATTATATTAGGTGGAACCCAAGAATCAGGCAAcaa CCAAATCCAGTGGAACAGCGTTACATGGAGCTACTGGCATTACGCGATGACTACGTGAAACGACTAGAAGAACTGCAAATTGCGAACCCCAAATTTCCCAATTCCTCCTCATCTTCTTCACAGATGATGTCGCACGTGCAAACTCACTTTTGA
- the MTM1 gene encoding myotubularin isoform X1 produces the protein MASSSTPRCNSNSFEGSSVKKPMKDGTNWERNEEIPRLPGETRGTDKEVIYMCPFNGPVKGRLYITNYRLYLRSVESDPVVTVDVPLGVISRIEKMGGASSRGENSYGLDITCKDMRNLRFALKQEGHSRRDIFEVLTKCAFPQSYNSPFFAFANEEKFSENGWLVYNPMVEYRRQRLPNEQWRITFLNEHYALCDTYPSLLVVPYNATDEDLKKVSAFRSRGRIPVLSWIHPENQAVITRSSQPLVGMSGKRNKDDERYLELIRETNGQLSKLTIYDARPSVNAVANKATGGGYESDDAYTNAELVFLDIHNIHVMRESLKKLKDIVYPHVEESHWLSSLESTHWLEHIKLVLTGAIQVADRVSSGKSSVLVHCSDGWDRTAQLTSLAMLMLDSYYRTIVGFQVLVQKEWISFGHKFASRIGHGDKNHADADRSPIFLQFIDCVWQISKQFPTAFEFNDQFLIAILDHLYSCRFGTFLYNCDSVREKEKLSEKTLSLWSLINSAKSKYINPFYSKELNRVLYPVASMRHLELWVNYYIRWNPRIRQQQPNPVEQRYMELLALRDDYVKRLEELQIANPKFPNSSSSSSQMMSHVQTHF, from the exons ACAAAGAAGTCATTTACATGTGCCCATTTAATGGACCTGTTAAAGGAAGACTATACATAACAAACTACAGGCTCTACTTGAGAAGTGTGGAATCG GATCCAGTGGTAACAGTGGATGTCCCTTTGGGTGTCATTTCAAGGATTGAGAAAATGGGAGGCGCTTCCAGCAGAGGAGAGAATTCCTATGGGCTAGATATTACTTGCAAG GATATGAGAAATTTACGTTTTGCATTGAAACAAGAAGGTCACAGCAGAAGAGATATATTTGAGGTCCTGACCAAATGTGCTTTTCCACAGTCATATAACTCG CCTTTTTTTGCATTTGCAAACGAAGAGAAGTTTTCTGAAAATGGCTGGCTAGTCTACAATCCCATGGTTGAATACAGGAGACAA cgTCTGCCCAATGAACAGTGGAGGATAACGTTTCTCAATGAGCATTATGCACTTTGTGACACTTACCCATCCCTCTTGGTAGTGCCATATAATGCCACAGATGAAGATCTCAAGAAGGTTTCTGCTTTCAGGTCCCGAGGTAGAATTCCT GTGTTGTCGTGGATCCATCCCGAGAACCAAGCCGTTATCACACGCTCTAGCCAGCCACTTGTTGGTATGAGTGGCAAAAGAAACAAAGATGATGAAAGGTATCTGGAGCTCATCAGGGAAACAAATGGCCAGCTCTCCAAACTGACTATTTATGATGCAAGACCCAGTGTTAATGCTGTAGCCAATAAG GCAACTGGAGGAGGTTATGAAAGTGATGATGCATATACCAACGCTGAGCTGGTTTTCCTAGATATTCATAATATTCATGTCATGCGGGAATCCTTGAAAAAGCTTAAGGACATTGTTTACCCTCATGTAGAGGAATCTCACTGGCTATCTAGCCTGGAGTCCACCCACTGGCTTGAACATATCAAG CTTGTTTTAACAGGTGCTATTCAAGTAGCAGACAGAGTCTCCTCTGGAAAGAGTTCAGTTTTGGTACACTGCAGTGATGGTTGGGACCGTACAGCACAACTCACCTCTCTAGCTATGTTGATGTTGGACAGCTACTACCGGACGATTGTGGGCTTTCAAGTTTTGGTGCAGAAAGAATGGATAAGCTTTGGACACAAGTTTGCTTCG AGAATTGGTCATGGAGACAAAAATCATGCTGATGCTGACAGGTCACCTATTTTCCTCCAGTTCATTGACTGTGTGTGGCAGATCTCTAAACAA TTCCCTACAGCTTTTGAATTCAATGACCAATTTTTGATTGCAATTCTGGATCATTTGTACTCCTGCCGCTTTGGTACTTTCTTGTATAATTGCGACTCTGTAAGAGAGAAAGAG aAACTGAGCGAAAAAACTTTATCTCTGTGGTCCCTGATAAACAGTGCGAAATCAAAGTATATCAATCCCTTTTATTCTAAAGAATTAAATCGTGTTCTTTATCCAGTAGCAAGCATGAGGCACTTGGAACTTTGGGTCAATTATTATATTAGGTGGAACCCAAGAATCAGGCAAcaa CAGCCAAATCCAGTGGAACAGCGTTACATGGAGCTACTGGCATTACGCGATGACTACGTGAAACGACTAGAAGAACTGCAAATTGCGAACCCCAAATTTCCCAATTCCTCCTCATCTTCTTCACAGATGATGTCGCACGTGCAAACTCACTTTTGA